In Lutra lutra chromosome 6, mLutLut1.2, whole genome shotgun sequence, the following are encoded in one genomic region:
- the LOC125102592 gene encoding zinc finger protein 883-like — PYKCNVCGKGFNQRSHLTNNQKTHTGERPYKCNECGKAFSYCSVLVQHQRIHSGNRLYECPECDNTFSRSTYLTQHQRIHAGEKPYKCLECEKAFSQSTRLTLNQRIHTGEKPYECNDYGKAFSYCSNLIQHQRMHTGEKPYKCGECEKAFSDRSALIQHQRTHTGEKPYECNECGKAFGNYSACIRHQKTHTGEKPYECKECGKTFSRSICLTQHQRSHTGDEPYKCKECGKIFTQSSFLT, encoded by the coding sequence CCCTATAAATGTAATGTGTGTGGAAAGGGATTTAACCAGAGGTCCCACCTAACAAACAATCAGAAGACTCATACAGGAGAAAGGCCCTACAAGTGCAacgaatgtgggaaggccttcagtTACTGCTCTGTCCTTGTTCAACATCAGAGGATTCACAGTGGGAACAGACTGTATGAATGTCCTGAATGTGACAACACATTCAGTCGTAGCACATACCTAACTCAGCACCAAAGAATTCACGCTGGTGAGAAGCCTTATAAGTGTCTGGAATGTGAAAAGGCTTTTAGCCAGAGCACCCGTCTTACTCTGaatcagagaattcatacaggaGAAAAGCCCTATGAATGTAATGACTATGGGAAAGCTTTCAGTTACTGCTCAAACCTCATTCAGCATCAGAGAATGCATACCGGAGAGAAACCATACAAATGTGGTGAATGCGAGAAAGCCTTTAGTGATCGTTCAGCCCTTATTCAGCATCAGagaactcacactggagagaagccctatgagtgtaatgaatgtggaaaagcctttggAAACTACTCAGCTTGTATTCGACATCAGAaaactcacactggagagaagccctatgagTGTAAGGAATGTGGAAAAACCTTTAGCAGAAGTATATGCCTTACTCAACATCAGAGAAGTCATACAGGTGATGAACCATataaatgtaaggaatgtgggaaaatTTTCACCCAGAGTTCATTCCTTACATGA